A section of the Pimelobacter simplex genome encodes:
- a CDS encoding ABC transporter ATP-binding protein, producing MAFESSVSGVSGAGNAVSTAPAPATERVLTVRDLSVEIRRGDRVVRPVSGMDLVLHRGETLGIVGETGSGKSMTGLAIMGMLPSGGRITSGSIDFGGTELVGLPAARYRGIRGNDIAMVFQDSLTSLNPTRRIGDQVAEPVRLHEGLSRREAGKRAEEMLALVGIPRPAERMDDYPHQLSGGMRQRVMIAMALVCQPQVVIADEPTTALDVTIQAEILDLLDGLRARLGMAMILVTHDMGVIARHADRVGVMYAGRLAETGPTPALFERTRHRYTQALLASIPSLTQDRGAELYSIGGAPPDLSVHDVGCGFAPRCAAASDRCRAEQPPLVEDERPGHAFACWHPADGPVERTPVRLAERPASAGAEPGGAPRLQVLDLRREYPAGSDGWFGGRRTVKAVSGVSFEVAAGETFGLVGESGCGKSTLGRMLVALDRPTSGEVVFEGVAVSAVRGRELGEHRAQLQMMFQDSSAALDPRMRIGAILREPFAIHGVGTRAERTSRARDLLDDVGLPGTVLERFPHELSGGQRQRIALARALALDPTVLVADEPVSALDVSIRSQVLNLMRRLQRERGLSSVVISHDLAVVRYLSDRVGVMYLGKLVESGSAEEVYAAPAHPYTIGLLAAVPGEGASHDGTSRIHGELPSPIDPPSGCRFRTRCPLATEICAEVEPETRALTPTHSVACHHANGGV from the coding sequence GTGGCCTTCGAGAGCAGCGTGAGCGGCGTGAGCGGCGCCGGCAACGCGGTGAGCACCGCCCCGGCGCCCGCGACCGAGCGGGTGCTGACCGTGCGGGACCTGTCGGTCGAGATCCGCCGCGGCGACCGCGTCGTGCGGCCGGTGTCCGGGATGGACCTCGTGCTGCACCGCGGCGAGACCCTCGGCATCGTCGGCGAGACCGGCTCGGGCAAGTCGATGACGGGCCTGGCGATCATGGGCATGCTGCCCTCCGGCGGCCGGATCACGAGCGGCTCGATCGACTTCGGCGGCACCGAGCTGGTCGGCCTCCCGGCCGCGCGCTACCGCGGGATCCGTGGCAACGACATCGCCATGGTCTTCCAGGACTCGCTCACCTCGCTCAACCCGACCCGGCGCATCGGCGACCAGGTCGCCGAGCCGGTCCGGCTGCACGAGGGCCTGTCCCGGCGCGAGGCCGGCAAGCGCGCCGAGGAGATGCTCGCCCTGGTCGGCATCCCGCGTCCCGCCGAGCGGATGGACGACTACCCCCACCAGCTCTCCGGAGGCATGCGGCAGCGGGTGATGATCGCGATGGCGCTGGTCTGCCAGCCCCAGGTGGTCATCGCCGACGAGCCGACCACCGCGCTCGACGTCACCATCCAGGCCGAGATCCTCGACCTGCTCGACGGGCTGCGCGCCCGGCTCGGCATGGCGATGATCCTGGTCACCCACGACATGGGCGTCATCGCCCGGCACGCCGACCGCGTCGGCGTCATGTACGCCGGCCGGCTGGCCGAGACAGGTCCCACCCCGGCGCTGTTCGAGCGGACCCGGCACCGCTACACCCAGGCCCTGCTCGCCTCGATCCCGTCGTTGACCCAGGACCGCGGCGCGGAGCTCTACAGCATCGGCGGGGCCCCGCCCGACCTCAGCGTGCACGACGTCGGCTGCGGGTTCGCGCCGCGCTGCGCCGCGGCGAGCGACCGCTGCCGCGCCGAGCAGCCGCCGCTCGTCGAGGACGAGCGGCCCGGGCACGCCTTCGCCTGCTGGCACCCTGCCGACGGCCCGGTCGAGCGGACGCCGGTCCGGCTCGCCGAGCGGCCCGCGTCCGCGGGCGCCGAGCCCGGGGGAGCGCCGCGGCTCCAGGTCCTCGACCTGCGCCGCGAGTACCCCGCCGGCAGCGACGGCTGGTTCGGCGGGCGGCGTACGGTCAAGGCGGTCTCGGGCGTCAGCTTCGAGGTCGCCGCCGGCGAGACCTTCGGCCTGGTGGGGGAGTCCGGCTGCGGCAAGTCCACCCTGGGCCGGATGCTCGTCGCCCTCGACCGCCCGACCTCGGGCGAGGTCGTCTTCGAGGGCGTCGCGGTGAGCGCCGTGCGCGGGCGCGAGCTGGGCGAGCACCGGGCCCAGCTGCAGATGATGTTCCAGGACTCCAGCGCCGCGCTCGACCCGCGGATGCGCATCGGCGCGATCCTGCGCGAGCCGTTCGCCATCCACGGCGTTGGCACCCGCGCCGAGCGCACGTCCCGCGCCCGTGACCTCCTCGACGACGTCGGCCTGCCGGGCACCGTCCTCGAGCGCTTCCCCCACGAGCTCTCCGGAGGCCAGCGCCAGCGGATCGCACTCGCCCGCGCGCTCGCCCTCGACCCGACCGTCCTCGTCGCCGACGAGCCGGTGAGCGCGCTCGACGTGTCGATCCGCTCGCAGGTGCTCAACCTGATGCGCCGCCTCCAGCGCGAGCGCGGCCTGAGCAGCGTGGTCATCTCGCACGACCTCGCCGTCGTGCGCTACCTGTCCGACCGGGTCGGGGTGATGTACCTCGGCAAGCTGGTCGAGTCCGGCAGCGCCGAGGAGGTGTACGCCGCACCGGCGCACCCCTACACGATCGGTCTCCTGGCCGCCGTCCCCGGCGAAGGGGCGTCGCACGACGGCACCAGCCGGATCCACGGCGAGCTGCCCAGCCCGATCGATCCGCCGAGCGGCTGCCGGTTCCGCACCCGCTGCCCGCTCGCCACCGAGATCTGCGCCGAGGTCGAGCCCGAGACCCGCGCCCTCACCCCCACGCACAGCGTGGCCTGCCACCACGCGAACGGAGGCGTCTGA
- a CDS encoding ABC transporter permease, whose translation MAWYVIRRLAVSVLVLLGISAVVFFLLHMVSDSPGRVVLGQRASPEAVADFNQKNGFDRPVVVQYFSYLGQLLQGDLGRSYKLNENVGTLLQQNAGRSAMLSLAGLVVALLIAIPLGVLQAVRRNSVVDRVATGLAYVLYATPAFLLGLVLIAVFSQQLDLFPAEASQSHSPWVVFTDPRSMALPVITIAATSIAIFSQYQRSSALDQLGQDYIRVARAKGLPERLVVTRHLLRNACLPVITLVGTMIPVLLAGNLIVESLFNYSGLGLLFLNSLQREDYPVLLAYTLIGGVLTVVGNFIADIAVALADRRIELAS comes from the coding sequence ATGGCCTGGTACGTCATCCGGAGGCTCGCGGTCTCCGTCCTGGTGCTCCTCGGCATCTCCGCCGTCGTCTTCTTCCTGCTGCACATGGTCTCCGACAGCCCGGGCCGCGTGGTCCTCGGCCAGCGCGCCTCGCCCGAGGCGGTCGCCGACTTCAATCAGAAGAACGGCTTCGACCGCCCCGTGGTGGTGCAGTACTTCAGCTACCTGGGCCAGCTGCTCCAGGGCGACCTCGGCCGCTCGTACAAGCTCAACGAGAACGTCGGCACGCTGCTCCAGCAGAACGCCGGGCGCAGCGCGATGCTCTCGCTGGCCGGCCTCGTCGTCGCCCTGCTCATCGCGATCCCGCTGGGCGTCCTCCAGGCGGTGCGGCGCAACAGCGTCGTCGACCGGGTCGCGACCGGCCTGGCGTACGTCCTCTACGCGACGCCGGCGTTCCTGCTCGGGCTCGTCCTGATCGCGGTGTTCAGCCAGCAGCTCGACCTGTTCCCGGCCGAGGCGTCGCAGTCGCACTCGCCGTGGGTGGTGTTCACCGATCCGCGCTCGATGGCGCTGCCGGTGATCACGATCGCCGCGACGAGCATCGCGATCTTCAGCCAGTACCAGCGTTCCTCGGCGCTCGACCAGCTCGGCCAGGACTACATCCGGGTCGCCCGGGCCAAGGGTCTGCCGGAGCGGCTCGTCGTCACCCGGCACCTGCTGCGCAACGCGTGCCTGCCGGTGATCACCCTCGTGGGCACGATGATCCCGGTGCTGCTGGCGGGCAACCTGATCGTGGAGTCGCTCTTCAACTACTCGGGGCTGGGGCTGCTGTTCCTCAACAGCCTCCAGCGCGAGGACTATCCCGTGCTGCTGGCCTACACGCTGATCGGCGGGGTGCTCACCGTGGTCGGCAACTTCATCGCCGACATCGCGGTGGCGCTGGCCGACCGCAGGATCGAGCTCGCGTCATGA
- a CDS encoding ABC transporter permease, with protein MTAADRTAPADRADRADEPVVIPEPTSARAALRRLKHHPLGLVGFGMLLLIVAFCYLGPLFWKTNQTDVNLLDAALPPGPGHPLGTDTNGFDVLGRLMEGGQVSLQIGLLAALFATTIGTLYGAVAGLAGGVVDGFMMRLVDVLLSVPFLFFVLILSARFHANAWTLALVIGAFSWLISARLVRGEVLTLRVREYVLAAKVMGASRRRIILTHLIPNAMGVIIVNITFQVADAVLVVAALGFLGFGLTYPTTDWGSQLASGVTYISADYWWLIYPVGGCIILTVLALNLLADALRDAVGRKAD; from the coding sequence ATGACCGCCGCCGACCGCACCGCCCCCGCCGACCGCGCCGACCGCGCCGACGAGCCCGTCGTGATCCCCGAGCCCACCTCGGCCCGCGCCGCGCTGCGCCGGCTCAAGCACCACCCGCTGGGCCTGGTCGGCTTCGGGATGCTGCTGCTCATCGTGGCGTTCTGCTACCTCGGGCCGCTGTTCTGGAAGACCAACCAGACCGACGTCAACCTGCTCGACGCCGCGCTGCCGCCCGGTCCCGGGCACCCCCTGGGTACCGACACCAACGGCTTCGACGTGCTCGGCCGGTTGATGGAGGGCGGCCAGGTCTCGCTCCAGATCGGCCTCCTGGCCGCGCTCTTCGCCACCACCATCGGCACCCTGTACGGCGCCGTGGCCGGTCTCGCGGGCGGCGTGGTCGACGGCTTCATGATGCGCCTGGTCGACGTCCTGCTGTCGGTGCCGTTCCTGTTCTTCGTGCTCATCCTCTCCGCGCGCTTCCATGCCAACGCCTGGACGCTCGCCCTCGTGATCGGCGCCTTCTCGTGGCTGATCTCGGCCCGGCTGGTGCGCGGTGAGGTGCTCACGCTGCGGGTGCGCGAGTACGTCCTCGCCGCCAAGGTGATGGGCGCCTCGCGCCGGCGGATCATCCTGACCCACCTGATCCCCAACGCGATGGGCGTCATCATCGTCAACATCACCTTCCAGGTGGCCGATGCCGTCCTGGTCGTGGCCGCACTGGGCTTCCTCGGCTTCGGGCTGACCTACCCGACGACCGACTGGGGGAGCCAGCTCGCCAGCGGCGTCACGTACATCTCCGCCGACTACTGGTGGCTGATCTATCCCGTGGGCGGCTGCATCATCCTCACCGTCCTCGCCCTCAACCTGCTCGCCGACGCCCTGCGCGACGCCGTCGGGCGCAAGGCGGACTAG
- a CDS encoding ABC transporter substrate-binding protein, giving the protein MNHLPGQRRSRLGVALVAVVALLVSGCSGGGAPTKDVAKKYSAIPDETGNPKDGGTVTVALTPGLSPNYIYPYPPASANGTVIARGLLWRALYRPSGAGDQVVDQELSMAELPQVSADRTSVTIRLKDYQWSNGNPVTADDVVFSLDLLKAALAESPGNWSFYTPGQFPDGVSAEATAADTVTLRLEKAYNESYLLSMLALLYVMPSQDWAIAKEGGPKLDFTDPKNATAIYKFLTKQSEDQSSFATNPLWQVVNGPYRLKSFDSTTGSFSLVPNRDYSGPGDSRLDQVDFKAFTSAAAVLNQYKAGTLTVGTLDSSFVTEIDKLKKDGYHVYGAPAPARFDALTINFENTVDGFDKVIAQPYVRQALQHLIDQKGYVESRGIYNGAASENYSTGGADSPYPPAFGDKAPYSYDPEAAEKLLTDHGWKVDQGGRTTCENPGTADDQCGAGITQGQAISFTLASANTPAYVGARDVAFVSEAKKVGIEVKVVTKSLNYMYSNYGNSFAPAKKNEWAMQDYGPLYLAAGYPSSNTVFNTTGSFNLGSYSNKDVDKLIEESTFGKDPAVLADEVTTISEDLPVLFFPTPHTLVVWKDTLSGPPSSFQSLLSFLYTPELWYFHE; this is encoded by the coding sequence ATGAACCACCTGCCTGGACAGCGACGTAGCCGCCTCGGAGTGGCCCTCGTCGCGGTGGTCGCCCTCCTCGTCTCGGGATGCTCCGGAGGCGGAGCACCGACGAAGGACGTCGCCAAGAAGTACAGCGCGATCCCCGACGAGACGGGCAACCCCAAGGACGGCGGGACGGTCACCGTCGCGCTCACCCCGGGGCTCAGCCCGAACTACATCTACCCGTACCCGCCGGCCTCGGCCAACGGCACGGTCATCGCGCGCGGCCTCCTGTGGCGCGCGCTCTACCGCCCCAGCGGTGCCGGCGACCAGGTCGTCGACCAGGAGCTCAGCATGGCCGAGCTGCCGCAGGTCAGCGCCGACCGCACGAGCGTCACCATCAGGCTCAAGGACTACCAGTGGTCCAACGGCAACCCGGTGACCGCCGACGACGTCGTCTTCTCGCTCGACCTGCTCAAGGCCGCGCTGGCCGAGAGCCCCGGCAACTGGAGCTTCTACACGCCCGGGCAGTTCCCCGACGGCGTGAGCGCCGAGGCCACCGCGGCCGACACGGTGACGCTGCGGCTGGAGAAGGCCTACAACGAGTCCTACCTGCTCTCGATGCTCGCGCTGCTCTACGTGATGCCCTCGCAGGACTGGGCGATCGCCAAGGAGGGCGGCCCGAAGCTCGACTTCACGGACCCGAAGAACGCCACGGCGATCTACAAGTTCCTCACCAAGCAGTCCGAGGACCAGTCGAGCTTCGCCACCAACCCGCTGTGGCAGGTCGTCAACGGCCCCTACCGGCTCAAGAGCTTCGACTCGACGACCGGCTCGTTCTCGCTGGTGCCCAACCGCGACTACAGCGGGCCCGGTGACTCCCGGCTCGACCAGGTGGACTTCAAGGCGTTCACCTCCGCGGCCGCCGTGCTCAACCAGTACAAGGCCGGCACGCTGACCGTCGGCACGCTCGACTCGAGCTTCGTCACCGAGATCGACAAGCTCAAGAAGGACGGCTACCACGTCTACGGCGCGCCCGCCCCGGCCCGCTTCGACGCGCTGACCATCAACTTCGAGAACACCGTCGACGGCTTCGACAAGGTCATCGCCCAGCCCTACGTGCGCCAGGCGCTCCAGCACCTCATCGACCAGAAGGGGTACGTCGAGAGCCGCGGCATCTACAACGGCGCCGCGTCCGAGAACTACAGCACCGGCGGCGCGGACTCGCCGTACCCGCCGGCCTTCGGCGACAAGGCGCCCTACTCGTACGACCCGGAGGCGGCCGAGAAGCTGCTGACCGACCACGGCTGGAAGGTCGACCAGGGCGGCCGGACGACCTGCGAGAACCCGGGGACGGCGGACGACCAGTGCGGTGCCGGCATCACCCAGGGACAGGCGATCAGCTTCACGCTCGCCTCGGCCAACACCCCGGCGTACGTCGGCGCCCGGGACGTCGCCTTCGTCTCCGAGGCCAAGAAGGTCGGCATCGAGGTCAAGGTCGTCACGAAGTCGCTCAACTACATGTACTCGAACTACGGCAACTCCTTCGCCCCGGCGAAGAAGAACGAGTGGGCGATGCAGGACTACGGCCCGCTCTACCTGGCCGCGGGCTACCCGAGCAGCAACACCGTCTTCAACACCACGGGCAGCTTCAACCTCGGCTCCTACAGCAACAAGGACGTCGACAAGCTGATCGAGGAGTCCACCTTCGGGAAGGACCCGGCGGTGCTGGCCGACGAGGTCACCACGATCTCGGAGGACCTGCCGGTGCTCTTCTTCCCGACGCCGCACACGCTGGTGGTCTGGAAGGACACGCTCTCGGGACCGCCGTCGTCGTTCCAGTCGCTGCTGAGCTTCCTGTACACGCCGGAGCTGTGGTACTTCCACGAGTGA
- a CDS encoding prolyl oligopeptidase family serine peptidase, which yields MRTVDLSALRTLSEGARVVALGEAAHHVAELHELRDHVFRMLVEQHAFTALVLESGFAEGLDLDAWVAGRSGEPVETAAVGISYGFGDAVEVHRQLTWMREHGGLRVYGMDLAGGSTSPGPAVRALLRRIAAEPGDADLLARSDLGGRVEAAVRFAGLDDGARERLRADLRALAARGLATGDPVAERLAASVRAFADDEDRDAFMADTVRWVLEREERVLVSAHDGHVQRAPFDGVPTLGGLLAAGLDDDRDLVVVGTTFTSGPAVRITDRSPRPFDWAVALGEGVASPPVDAARSGFDLVLDLGEVHRVPGAFERLERDLAAPYPPTRIVDVIATQAGVSVPDPYRWLEAEDDEVHTWQRRQAEIATGTILGGQDRAALTALVERYDAGARPDLPKHAAGRWFRADGAAVVVADEPFGPGRPVLALAEGEVLSWLAPAPDGRILAIGVCTDGSEHNTIRLVDVASGERLPAPPQVLHSAWAGGASWQADSGGFWFFALTGTPEEFAQATFHHTLATAETVVEPVPVPDGSREYTLVQPSADGRWLVASHRVGSPVPVAVRDLTAPGAGAWRPFVTGCTGTVAGHVIGDRYVAVTDVGAARGRVVAIPLDSATPADPATWTELVPEGPTVLRSLTPVGEHLYLGELDRTFARIRVLDRAGAPVGEVPLPGRGAVAAPFFALTGLATGAPAPEHLFAFSTLTTSWSVHRHRPGAPTAETLVAPAVTLDATVEAGEAPAADGTLVPFHVVRPAGADAGLPAPTLITAYGAANVPTLPSYQPDLAAYVAAGGTLVQAYLRGGGELGRDWYLAAHRATKHVRDDDLVAVAEHLLATGRTTTDRLAVTGGSDGGLMCGVALTTRPDLWRAVLPRAPLLDLVAGMRDPYLDFVIRKAWGDPDDPADVRRMIGRSPYELVRPGVLPAVYVQAGANDPRCRPWHARKLVARLQAAQRGTAPVLVHVFENAGHGAATGHDVVVAQDVEWLGFLVRELGLGATPPTSR from the coding sequence ATGAGGACCGTCGACCTGAGCGCGCTGCGCACGCTCTCCGAGGGAGCGCGCGTGGTCGCGCTCGGCGAGGCGGCCCACCACGTCGCCGAGCTCCACGAGCTCCGGGACCACGTGTTCCGGATGCTCGTGGAGCAGCACGCCTTCACCGCGCTGGTGCTGGAGTCCGGCTTCGCCGAGGGGCTCGACCTCGACGCGTGGGTCGCCGGACGCTCCGGCGAGCCGGTCGAGACCGCGGCCGTGGGGATCTCCTACGGCTTCGGTGACGCCGTCGAGGTGCACCGCCAGCTCACCTGGATGCGCGAGCACGGAGGGCTCCGCGTCTACGGCATGGACCTCGCCGGAGGCTCGACCTCGCCGGGACCGGCGGTCCGCGCCCTGCTGCGTCGGATCGCCGCGGAGCCGGGGGACGCGGACCTGCTGGCCCGCAGCGACCTCGGCGGCCGGGTCGAGGCCGCGGTCCGCTTCGCCGGGCTGGACGACGGCGCGCGCGAGCGGCTGCGTGCGGACCTGCGGGCGCTGGCCGCCCGCGGGCTCGCCACGGGCGACCCGGTCGCGGAGCGGTTGGCCGCCTCGGTGCGGGCCTTCGCCGACGACGAGGACCGCGACGCCTTCATGGCCGACACGGTGCGCTGGGTGCTGGAGCGCGAGGAGCGGGTGCTCGTCAGCGCGCACGACGGGCACGTGCAGCGGGCGCCCTTCGACGGCGTACCGACGCTCGGCGGGCTGCTGGCGGCCGGGCTCGACGACGACCGCGACCTCGTCGTGGTCGGCACGACCTTCACCTCCGGGCCCGCAGTCCGGATCACCGACCGCTCGCCGCGCCCGTTCGACTGGGCGGTCGCGCTCGGCGAGGGGGTCGCGTCGCCGCCGGTCGACGCGGCACGGAGCGGCTTCGACCTGGTCCTCGACCTCGGTGAGGTGCACCGGGTGCCGGGCGCGTTCGAGCGGCTGGAGCGCGACCTCGCGGCGCCGTACCCGCCGACGCGGATCGTCGACGTCATCGCCACCCAGGCGGGGGTCTCGGTGCCCGACCCCTATCGCTGGCTGGAGGCCGAGGACGACGAGGTCCACACCTGGCAGCGGCGCCAGGCCGAGATCGCGACCGGGACGATCCTCGGCGGCCAGGACCGCGCGGCGCTCACCGCCCTCGTCGAGAGGTACGACGCCGGCGCCCGCCCCGACCTGCCGAAGCACGCCGCGGGCCGGTGGTTCCGCGCCGACGGCGCCGCGGTCGTCGTCGCCGACGAGCCGTTCGGCCCCGGCCGACCGGTGCTCGCGCTCGCCGAGGGCGAGGTGCTCTCGTGGCTGGCGCCCGCCCCGGACGGGCGGATCCTCGCGATCGGTGTGTGCACCGACGGCAGCGAGCACAACACCATCCGGCTCGTCGACGTCGCGTCGGGGGAGCGGCTGCCCGCGCCGCCGCAGGTGCTGCACAGCGCCTGGGCCGGCGGCGCCTCGTGGCAGGCCGACAGCGGCGGCTTCTGGTTCTTCGCGCTGACCGGGACGCCGGAGGAGTTCGCCCAGGCGACCTTCCACCACACGCTCGCCACCGCGGAGACCGTCGTCGAGCCGGTGCCCGTGCCGGACGGCTCGCGCGAGTACACGCTCGTCCAGCCCTCGGCCGACGGGCGCTGGCTGGTCGCGAGCCACCGCGTCGGCAGCCCGGTCCCGGTCGCGGTGCGAGACCTGACCGCGCCCGGCGCCGGGGCGTGGCGGCCGTTCGTCACCGGCTGCACTGGCACCGTCGCCGGTCACGTCATCGGCGACCGCTACGTCGCCGTCACCGACGTCGGGGCCGCCCGGGGGCGGGTGGTCGCGATCCCGCTCGACTCCGCGACGCCCGCGGACCCGGCGACCTGGACCGAGCTCGTGCCCGAGGGGCCGACCGTGCTGCGCTCGCTGACGCCCGTGGGGGAGCACCTCTACCTCGGCGAGCTCGACCGGACGTTCGCCCGCATCCGGGTCCTCGACCGCGCCGGTGCGCCGGTCGGTGAGGTTCCGCTGCCGGGCCGCGGCGCGGTCGCGGCGCCGTTCTTCGCGCTCACCGGACTCGCCACTGGGGCGCCCGCTCCGGAGCACCTCTTCGCGTTCTCGACGCTGACCACCTCGTGGAGCGTGCACCGGCACCGGCCGGGCGCCCCGACCGCCGAGACCCTGGTCGCGCCGGCCGTGACGCTCGACGCCACGGTCGAGGCCGGGGAGGCGCCGGCCGCCGACGGGACGCTCGTGCCGTTCCACGTCGTCCGGCCCGCGGGCGCGGACGCCGGGCTCCCGGCGCCGACGCTGATCACCGCCTACGGGGCGGCCAACGTGCCCACGCTGCCGTCGTACCAGCCGGACCTGGCGGCCTACGTCGCCGCGGGCGGCACGCTCGTCCAGGCCTACCTGCGCGGGGGCGGCGAGCTCGGCCGCGACTGGTACCTCGCCGCCCACCGCGCGACCAAGCACGTGCGCGACGACGACCTCGTCGCCGTCGCCGAGCACCTCCTCGCCACCGGCCGTACGACGACCGACCGGCTCGCCGTCACCGGCGGCTCCGACGGCGGCCTGATGTGCGGGGTCGCCCTCACCACGCGGCCCGACCTGTGGCGGGCGGTGCTGCCGCGCGCGCCCCTGCTCGACCTCGTCGCGGGCATGCGCGACCCCTACCTGGACTTCGTGATCCGCAAGGCGTGGGGCGATCCGGACGACCCGGCCGACGTGCGCCGGATGATTGGGCGCTCGCCGTACGAGCTGGTGCGACCGGGCGTGCTGCCGGCGGTCTACGTCCAGGCCGGCGCCAACGACCCGCGCTGCCGCCCGTGGCACGCGCGCAAGCTCGTCGCGCGGCTCCAGGCCGCCCAGCGGGGGACCGCGCCGGTGCTGGTGCACGTCTTCGAGAACGCCGGGCACGGCGCGGCCACCGGGCACGACGTGGTGGTCGCCCAGGACGTGGAGTGGCTCGGCTTCCTGGTCCGCGAGCTCGGGCTCGGCGCTACTCCGCCGACGTCGCGCTGA
- a CDS encoding PucR family transcriptional regulator — protein MSASDLPRAGLARVLAELGTTLLDVVCGDVQRADEAGGDGGAAGIGGIVIHDPLDEPELPERALVLGVGLHETREIADVVGQLGAQGAIGLVVRGPVEADDHLRAAVRRAGVPVLAFARGASWTQLAGMLRTLTADEPAPDAGDPVVPAGTLGRAGAGLRQVVGYQSGMDDLFAVANAIAALVDAPVTIEDRNSRLLAFSSRQEEVDTWRVQTILRRQVPEDYTRTLEERGVFQEIYRSDRPVWVGPIADGEQGRAAIAVRAGDEILGTIWAVAAEPFDEERGQALYDAAKLVAMHMVWQRADADVERRLRAELISTALDSGPRTPETIRRLGLKDEPSVVLALTVVGSGTELPLPAQLAVERKRLADAFALHLTAVHPRSAAGLVGDVAYGILPVTRGGEERAAEIAADFLARVDSRLRPLVGVGPLAPGSAALKRSRSGADRALRVLRSRVTGRQVARLDDVHLEALLLELADRVPQGDLPSGPVARLVAYDRAHQSSLVDTLRAWLDAFGDVAIASAAMYVHANTFRYRLRRAAEVGGLDLADPNARLAAMLQLRLMDLSATSAE, from the coding sequence GTGAGCGCCTCCGACCTCCCCCGTGCCGGGTTGGCGCGCGTCCTCGCCGAGCTCGGTACGACGCTGCTCGACGTGGTGTGCGGCGACGTGCAGCGCGCCGACGAGGCGGGCGGGGACGGTGGGGCCGCGGGCATCGGCGGGATCGTCATCCACGACCCGCTCGACGAGCCCGAGCTGCCCGAGCGTGCGCTGGTGCTGGGGGTCGGCCTGCACGAGACGCGCGAGATCGCCGACGTGGTCGGTCAGCTCGGTGCGCAGGGTGCGATCGGGCTGGTCGTGCGCGGGCCGGTCGAGGCCGACGACCACCTCCGCGCCGCCGTACGACGGGCGGGGGTGCCGGTCCTCGCGTTCGCCCGCGGCGCGTCGTGGACCCAGCTCGCCGGCATGCTGCGCACCCTCACCGCCGACGAGCCCGCGCCCGACGCGGGCGATCCCGTCGTGCCGGCGGGGACGCTGGGCCGTGCGGGCGCCGGGCTGCGCCAGGTCGTCGGCTACCAGTCGGGGATGGACGACCTCTTCGCCGTCGCCAACGCGATCGCCGCGCTGGTCGACGCGCCGGTGACCATCGAGGACCGCAACTCGCGGCTGCTCGCGTTCTCCAGCCGCCAGGAGGAGGTCGACACCTGGCGGGTGCAGACGATCCTGCGCCGGCAGGTGCCCGAGGACTACACACGCACGCTCGAGGAGCGCGGCGTCTTCCAGGAGATCTACCGCAGCGACCGGCCGGTCTGGGTGGGCCCGATCGCCGACGGTGAGCAGGGGCGCGCCGCGATCGCCGTCCGGGCCGGCGACGAGATCCTCGGGACGATCTGGGCGGTCGCGGCCGAGCCCTTCGACGAGGAGCGCGGCCAGGCCCTCTACGACGCCGCCAAGCTCGTCGCGATGCACATGGTCTGGCAGCGCGCCGACGCCGACGTCGAGCGCCGGCTGCGCGCCGAGCTGATCAGCACCGCACTCGACAGCGGTCCGCGCACGCCCGAGACGATCCGCCGGCTCGGCCTCAAGGACGAGCCCTCGGTGGTGCTCGCGCTCACCGTCGTCGGCTCCGGCACCGAGCTGCCGCTGCCGGCCCAGCTCGCGGTCGAGCGCAAGCGGCTGGCCGACGCCTTCGCGCTGCACCTCACCGCCGTGCACCCGCGCAGCGCCGCCGGTCTGGTCGGTGACGTCGCCTACGGCATCCTGCCGGTCACCCGCGGCGGCGAGGAGCGGGCCGCGGAGATCGCGGCGGACTTCCTGGCCCGGGTCGACTCGCGGCTGCGGCCGCTGGTCGGCGTGGGCCCGCTCGCGCCGGGCAGCGCCGCGCTCAAGCGGTCGCGCTCCGGGGCCGACCGCGCGCTGCGGGTGCTGCGCTCGCGGGTCACCGGGCGCCAGGTCGCCCGGCTCGACGACGTCCACCTGGAGGCGCTGCTGCTCGAGCTCGCCGACCGGGTGCCCCAGGGCGACCTGCCGAGCGGCCCGGTCGCCCGGCTCGTCGCCTACGACCGCGCGCACCAGAGCAGCCTGGTCGACACGCTGCGGGCCTGGCTCGACGCGTTCGGCGACGTGGCGATCGCCTCGGCGGCGATGTACGTCCACGCCAACACGTTCCGCTACCGGCTGCGCCGCGCGGCCGAGGTCGGCGGCCTCGACCTGGCCGACCCCAACGCGCGGCTCGCGGCGATGCTCCAGCTGCGGCTGATGGACCTCAGCGCGACGTCGGCGGAGTAG